In Micromonospora inyonensis, the genomic window GTCCATCCCCCGAGCTTGCCAAAACGGGTACGGCGTGACGAGCAGGGGTACGTTCGGGCCATGGACACCCTGGTCTTCCTCGGCGCCCAGGTGGTGAACCTGCACGGCGACGCCCCGGCGGTCCGTCAGGCGCTGGTGGACGCCGCCGAGCGGTACAACGCGGCCGGCGGCCAGTTGGAGCAGGCCCGTACGGTCCGGCAGTACCAGCTCGCCCGGGAGACCGCCCTGGAAGGGCCCGCCCACGTCCGGGCCGCGCGTACGGCGCTCGGCCTCGACCCCGGACCAGGGCAGGCCGCCGACGGCGCGCGGCAGTGGTAGCAGGGGACCCCTCCTCCTCAAGAAGCGGTAGGAAGGGCCCCCTGCCACCAACCCAGCAGTGCTGGTACGACCAACCCGTCAGCCGGTGTTGCGCATCCCGGCGGCGATGCCGTTCACCGTGGTGAGCAGGGCGCGCTCCAGCGCCGTACCGTCGCTGGGAGCCCGCCGCCCGCCCGGCGCGGTGGCCACCGCCCGCCCGGCCGCCCCGGAGTCGCGGTACTGCCGCAGCAGCGCCACCTGGAGGTGGTGCAGCGGTTCGAGGTAGGTGTCCCGCACGGCCAGGGTGCGCTGGAGCACCGGGGAGTTCTCCAGCAGGGCGGGCGAGCCGGTCACCCCCAGCACCTCCTGCCGGGTCAGCTCGTACTCCTGCTCGATCTTGTGGAAGATCGGGTGCAGTTGCTCGGGGACCAGGGTCTCGACGTACCGGCGGGCGATGGTCAGGTCGGTCTTGGTCAGCATCATCTCGACGTTCGACAGGAACGTGCGGAAGAAGTGCCAGTTGCGGTGCATCTCGGCGAGCACGTCGGCCAGCCCCGCCTCGCGGGCGGCAGCCAGCCCGGAACCGACCCCGAACCAGCCGGGAACGATCTGCCGGGTCTGCGTCCAGCCGAACACCCAGGGAATCGCCCGCAGTCCGGCCAGGCCCGCGCCGGTGTTCGGCCGCTTCGCCGGCCGGGAACCGATGTTCAACGCACCGAGCAGCTCGGTCGGGGTCGATGCCCAGAAGTACGCCGGCAGGTCCGGGTCCTCCACGAGGGACCGGTAGCTGCGGTACGCCGACCCGGAGACCACGTCCATCGCCGCGTCCCAGCGTTCCAGCATCTCGGCCGGCTGCCGGGGCGCTGTGTGCAGCAGCGTCGCCTGGAGCACGGCGGCCAGGGTCAGCTCCAGGTTCTCCCGGGCCAGCGAGGGCAGGGTGTACTTGTCGGAGATGACCTCGCCCTGCTCGGTGACCTTGATCGCGCCGTCCAGCGTGCCGTACGGCTGGGCCAGGATCGCCTCGTGGGTGGGGCCGCCGCCCCGGCCGACCGTGCCGCCCCGGCCGTGGAACAGCCGCAGGTGCACGCCGTGCCGGGCGGCCACGTCCCGCAGCGCCCGCTGCGCCCGGTGGATCGACCACTGGCTGGTGGTGATGCCGGCCTCCTTGTTGGAGTCGGAGTAGCCGAGCATCACCTCCTGCACGTCGTCGCGGGCCGCCACCAGCTGCCGGTACGCGGGCAGTGACAGCAGCTCGTCGAGGAGTTCGCCACCGGCGTTCAGCTCGGCCGGGGTCTCCAGCAGCGGTACGAAGCCGATCCGTGCCCGCCCGCTGTGCGCGTCGACCAGACCCGCCTCGCGGGCCAGCACCACGGCGGCGAGCACGTCGTCCACGCCGAGGGTCATCGAGACGATGTACGACTCGATGACCTCGTGTCCGAACCGGTCCTGTGCCTCCCGGACCGCGCCGAAGACGTCGAAGGTCTTCCGGGCCGCCTCGGTCAGCGGGGTGTCCGCCGTGGAGAGCGGCCGGCGGCCGGTCAGCTCGTCGGCGAGGAGCTTCGTCCGCTCCAGCCGGGTCAGCGACGGGTAGTCGTCCACCTCGCCGACGGCCTTGTAGAGCTGGGCGAGCACCGCGTGGTGCGCCTCGGCGTGCTCGCGGATGTCCATCGTCGCCAGGTGCAGGCCGAACGCCGAGACGGTCCGGATCGTCGAGGCGAGCCGCCCCACGGCGGTGAGCTGCCCGGAGTTGCGGGCCAGCGAGGCGCGCAGCAGTTCCAGGTCGGCGACCAGCTCGGCGGAGCCCTGGTAGTCCCGCCCCGGCACGTGCGGGGTGCCCTGGCGCAGCCGCTGCCGGGTGTTGGCCAGCTTC contains:
- the ppc gene encoding phosphoenolpyruvate carboxylase; this translates as MTDQHDHDGPDAALRADIRRLGTLLGQTLARQEGRPLLDLVEEIRALVRTDAEVAAHRLGGLDVTTGTKLARAFSTYFHLANITEQVHRARDLRRRRAVQGGWLDQAATMISERGVPAEEIAGAARRLAVRPVFTAHPTEAARRSILSKLRAIADELDAETANAILYGASDEGPANRRLAELLDLMWQTDELRLDRPDPTDEARNAIYYLRDLYAEAAPQVLDDLADTLRTLGVETSPTARPLTFGTWIGGDRDGNPFVTPAVTREVLVIQHEHGIAATERAMDHLINEVSVSRRLRGVSLDLSASLATDLDALPEVAARFRRVNAEEPYRLKARCVKAKLANTRQRLRQGTPHVPGRDYQGSAELVADLELLRASLARNSGQLTAVGRLASTIRTVSAFGLHLATMDIREHAEAHHAVLAQLYKAVGEVDDYPSLTRLERTKLLADELTGRRPLSTADTPLTEAARKTFDVFGAVREAQDRFGHEVIESYIVSMTLGVDDVLAAVVLAREAGLVDAHSGRARIGFVPLLETPAELNAGGELLDELLSLPAYRQLVAARDDVQEVMLGYSDSNKEAGITTSQWSIHRAQRALRDVAARHGVHLRLFHGRGGTVGRGGGPTHEAILAQPYGTLDGAIKVTEQGEVISDKYTLPSLARENLELTLAAVLQATLLHTAPRQPAEMLERWDAAMDVVSGSAYRSYRSLVEDPDLPAYFWASTPTELLGALNIGSRPAKRPNTGAGLAGLRAIPWVFGWTQTRQIVPGWFGVGSGLAAAREAGLADVLAEMHRNWHFFRTFLSNVEMMLTKTDLTIARRYVETLVPEQLHPIFHKIEQEYELTRQEVLGVTGSPALLENSPVLQRTLAVRDTYLEPLHHLQVALLRQYRDSGAAGRAVATAPGGRRAPSDGTALERALLTTVNGIAAGMRNTG